In Methanobrevibacter ruminantium, the following proteins share a genomic window:
- a CDS encoding DUF2207 domain-containing protein, with the protein MNFKSKAFAILLILIFCLSVLPTASAVDYSIPYANVDIQVYEDGLINVYEEIDYHFDSSANGVYRDIPLKRNQSVENLHVYVVGAYYDYKIINQDGMERIKIYLYRDAAKTQKIQAGTDVKVYLQYDFTHVVKVYNDVAELQYKVWGDEWEEDLGSLDAVIRFPDDEKLEYWINPAYSDAKAKWSDGDLLISSDGVSEGSYVEARALIPLDELSSSTPYAQHINKNAADEIRSMQKSEADTQNLLSTVGSIVNYLMVALCAIPLAIYYKFGREPKTDYQGIYEHEPPTNDPPAFVNALMSGFGKNVGELDQKAFQATIMDLINRGKLGVDSEEDTEFTKTTFLTVKSMDGLERYERELIDLLRTYELNGRISFSYMQDCLREEYQARAYQDRYNAWCQNFKNDYLPDELLSEYFDQTGSDYMMYFGIGALILAIVVGALSIFLNFRGSFITTIVAVLFAIVGVACLIMPSGIGGKYTLKGKLYTERWDKFKKFLKDYSLIKEHPPESIAIWNKYLVYATALGVADQVYKAMKLHVYGGLDNPNYTTNDLFMFYYLGGYNHIDSSFATASSTISAANNDSIGGIGGGSGGGGGGAF; encoded by the coding sequence ATGAATTTTAAAAGCAAGGCATTTGCCATTCTTTTAATCCTTATATTCTGTCTATCTGTACTGCCTACTGCATCTGCTGTGGATTATTCAATTCCTTATGCAAATGTGGACATACAGGTATACGAAGATGGGCTCATCAATGTCTACGAAGAGATTGACTATCACTTCGATTCATCTGCAAATGGTGTTTACAGGGATATTCCACTAAAGAGAAATCAGTCTGTTGAGAATCTTCACGTTTATGTTGTTGGAGCTTATTATGATTATAAGATAATCAATCAAGACGGAATGGAAAGGATAAAGATCTATCTTTACCGTGATGCAGCCAAAACCCAAAAGATTCAAGCGGGAACTGATGTTAAGGTTTATCTCCAATATGACTTCACCCATGTTGTAAAGGTCTACAATGATGTGGCTGAACTCCAATACAAGGTTTGGGGAGATGAATGGGAAGAGGATTTAGGTTCATTGGATGCTGTAATTCGTTTCCCAGATGATGAAAAGCTTGAATATTGGATAAACCCTGCATACAGCGATGCAAAGGCCAAATGGTCTGATGGAGATCTACTGATTTCCAGTGATGGCGTATCTGAAGGAAGTTATGTTGAAGCAAGGGCTTTAATCCCATTAGATGAATTGTCATCCAGCACTCCTTATGCACAGCACATCAATAAGAATGCCGCTGATGAAATAAGGAGCATGCAAAAAAGTGAGGCGGATACACAAAATCTCTTAAGCACTGTAGGCTCCATAGTCAATTATCTCATGGTTGCATTATGTGCAATTCCACTTGCAATCTATTACAAGTTTGGAAGGGAACCAAAGACTGATTATCAAGGAATATATGAGCATGAACCTCCAACCAATGATCCTCCAGCATTTGTAAATGCTCTAATGAGTGGTTTTGGAAAGAATGTCGGTGAATTGGATCAAAAGGCTTTCCAAGCTACAATCATGGATTTGATCAATAGGGGAAAACTAGGAGTGGACTCTGAAGAGGATACTGAATTCACTAAAACCACTTTCCTTACTGTAAAGTCCATGGATGGCCTTGAAAGGTATGAAAGGGAATTGATTGACCTTTTAAGAACTTATGAATTGAATGGAAGAATCAGTTTCTCATATATGCAGGATTGCCTTAGGGAAGAGTACCAAGCAAGGGCTTATCAGGACAGGTACAACGCTTGGTGTCAAAACTTCAAGAATGACTATTTGCCTGATGAGCTATTAAGCGAATACTTTGACCAAACAGGTTCCGATTATATGATGTACTTTGGTATAGGTGCACTCATATTGGCGATTGTTGTTGGTGCATTATCAATTTTCTTGAACTTTAGAGGAAGCTTCATAACAACTATAGTTGCTGTTCTCTTTGCAATCGTAGGTGTTGCTTGCCTTATCATGCCATCTGGAATCGGAGGCAAATACACACTTAAGGGAAAGCTTTACACTGAAAGATGGGATAAATTCAAGAAGTTCCTTAAGGATTACTCTTTAATTAAAGAGCATCCTCCAGAATCAATTGCAATATGGAACAAGTATTTGGTTTATGCAACTGCCCTTGGTGTGGCTGATCAAGTCTATAAAGCGATGAAACTGCATGTATATGGTGGATTGGACAATCCTAATTACACTACAAATGACTTGTTCATGTTCTATTATCTTGGTGGTTATAATCATATTGACAGTTCATTTGCAACTGCATCATCTACCATTTCAGCTGCTAACAATGACTCCATAGGAGGAATTGGAGGCGGTTCCGGTGGTGGAGGTGGTGGTGCTTTCTAA
- the tsaA gene encoding tRNA (N6-threonylcarbamoyladenosine(37)-N6)-methyltransferase TrmO, protein MDEEIIFKPIGYIKSPYEDVKNMPKSTRESGDVEAEMIINEEYLESMSSMEVGEEYMVLFYFHKSKGFKQRVPFMGNGPIKGLFSTHAPNRPNPIGVSTIKITAIDGNVIKFNGVDMLNGTPVLDIKDIL, encoded by the coding sequence ATGGATGAAGAAATTATTTTTAAGCCGATTGGATACATCAAGTCTCCATATGAAGATGTGAAGAACATGCCGAAATCCACAAGGGAATCTGGTGATGTGGAAGCTGAGATGATCATCAATGAGGAGTATCTTGAAAGCATGTCCAGCATGGAAGTCGGTGAAGAGTATATGGTTTTATTCTATTTCCATAAGTCTAAAGGATTCAAGCAAAGGGTTCCTTTTATGGGAAATGGTCCGATTAAGGGATTGTTTTCAACACATGCTCCAAACAGGCCTAATCCCATTGGAGTTTCCACAATTAAGATAACTGCAATTGATGGAAATGTCATAAAGTTCAATGGAGTTGACATGCTTAATGGAACTCCAGTTCTTGACATAAAAGATATTTTATAA
- a CDS encoding LemA family protein has product MNILLIILIVIIIIILVAIVAIYNGLVTARNKVKNAWAQIDVQLNRRSDLIPNLVETVKGYAAHESSVFEDVTAARAGLMNANGVKEIGEANNQLSSTLKTLFAVAENYPELKANENFKELQEQLAQTEDKIAYSRQFYNDTVLMYNNKCQTFPSNIFAGMFGFKEADFFEAAGEARSVPKVEF; this is encoded by the coding sequence ATGAATATCTTATTAATAATTTTAATCGTTATAATAATCATTATTCTTGTAGCTATTGTAGCTATTTACAATGGCCTTGTAACTGCAAGAAACAAAGTAAAGAACGCATGGGCTCAAATTGATGTTCAATTGAATAGAAGATCAGATTTGATTCCTAATTTAGTTGAAACCGTTAAAGGATATGCAGCTCATGAAAGCTCTGTATTTGAAGATGTAACTGCAGCAAGAGCTGGATTGATGAATGCAAATGGAGTTAAGGAAATAGGTGAAGCTAACAATCAATTGTCCAGCACCTTAAAGACCTTATTTGCTGTTGCTGAAAACTATCCTGAATTGAAAGCTAATGAAAACTTCAAGGAATTGCAAGAACAATTAGCGCAAACTGAAGACAAGATAGCTTATTCCAGACAGTTCTACAACGACACTGTATTGATGTACAATAACAAATGCCAAACATTCCCAAGCAATATCTTTGCAGGCATGTTCGGATTCAAGGAAGCTGACTTCTTTGAAGCTGCTGGAGAAGCAAGATCTGTACCTAAAGTTGAATTCTAA
- the arfB gene encoding 2-amino-5-formylamino-6-ribosylaminopyrimidin-4(3H)-one 5'-monophosphate deformylase produces the protein MVELRVNAGNVKNPNVHKIGIIALGSHLENHGPALPIDTDAKIASYIAFKAALESGAKFLGVVYPAHEIKEINHGIHVSLDDLTDEIVKVLKSAKKFLGISSVVIVNGHGGNLPIVTKLYDIEEQTGLLITLNSKIIESEGPHGGSGELSMAKVLGIISEDEVKNQTDLSQYGEVGLFMFSQARKNDPNIEEGAMDIEENGVYVDEVYGNELLKLAINSVLLDVEKQLDSHYGY, from the coding sequence ATGGTTGAATTGAGAGTAAACGCTGGAAACGTTAAGAATCCTAATGTTCACAAGATAGGAATAATTGCACTTGGATCACATCTTGAGAATCATGGTCCTGCCCTTCCTATTGATACAGATGCAAAGATAGCTTCATACATTGCATTTAAAGCTGCTTTGGAAAGCGGAGCTAAGTTCTTGGGAGTCGTTTATCCTGCTCATGAGATAAAGGAAATCAATCATGGAATACATGTTTCCTTAGATGACTTGACAGATGAAATTGTCAAGGTATTGAAATCAGCTAAGAAATTTTTGGGAATCAGCAGTGTAGTCATTGTAAATGGGCATGGAGGCAATTTGCCTATTGTTACTAAATTATATGATATTGAAGAGCAGACAGGTCTTCTTATCACACTAAACAGCAAGATAATTGAATCTGAAGGGCCTCATGGAGGTTCCGGTGAATTGTCCATGGCAAAGGTTTTAGGAATCATCAGTGAGGATGAAGTCAAGAACCAGACTGATTTGAGCCAATATGGTGAAGTTGGCCTATTCATGTTTAGCCAAGCAAGGAAAAATGATCCAAACATTGAAGAAGGTGCAATGGACATTGAAGAAAACGGGGTTTATGTGGATGAAGTTTATGGAAATGAACTCCTGAAGCTAGCTATTAACTCTGTATTGCTTGATGTTGAAAAGCAATTGGATTCCCACTACGGATACTGA
- a CDS encoding MFS transporter, whose amino-acid sequence MNAIRTSNQNEDKIFTTDFFLIFGALLFSALVMYALMSTVTEYARSMGTSATIAGLVSGIYIFGGLCSRIYSANALEKRDWKKLAIVFLSIHFLACIFYFFANNVTLLLIVRFIHGLGFGASANAIVTIASAILPKKRFGEAFGYFMLGTTIAVGLGPYVSGFFYDNWGSFGSFSLATSFAFLGLLCILLLDISKYEIMHNSEIENTIEEDREELSLEEKGTFRSFIDKIFEIPAIPVSLFTGLTSLGYVSILSFYRLYAVEVDLVSAFSLFFIIYSIVLVASRPIAGRIQDNYGDRIVCFTGIIAQAIGLFLIAWMPSAITVFICAVCAALGFGTLNSACTAIVTRDTSANRVLMQYQHSLFSVMELWDSALHC is encoded by the coding sequence ATGAATGCTATAAGAACTTCCAATCAAAATGAAGATAAGATATTTACAACAGACTTCTTTTTAATCTTCGGTGCATTGCTATTTTCAGCTCTTGTAATGTATGCATTGATGTCTACAGTTACTGAGTATGCCAGATCCATGGGTACAAGTGCAACTATAGCGGGTCTTGTATCTGGAATATACATCTTTGGAGGGCTTTGTTCAAGAATATATTCTGCTAATGCGCTTGAGAAAAGAGATTGGAAGAAATTAGCCATTGTTTTCTTAAGCATTCACTTTTTAGCATGCATTTTCTACTTTTTTGCAAATAATGTAACACTTCTTCTGATTGTAAGATTCATTCATGGCCTTGGATTTGGAGCTTCAGCAAATGCAATTGTAACAATCGCTTCTGCAATATTGCCTAAGAAACGCTTTGGAGAGGCATTCGGATACTTTATGCTTGGAACTACAATTGCTGTAGGATTAGGCCCATATGTTTCAGGATTTTTCTATGACAATTGGGGCTCTTTTGGTTCATTTAGCCTTGCAACAAGCTTTGCTTTCCTTGGATTGCTATGCATACTCCTTTTAGATATAAGCAAATATGAAATAATGCATAATAGTGAGATTGAAAATACTATTGAAGAAGACAGGGAAGAACTTTCATTAGAAGAAAAAGGAACATTCAGAAGCTTTATAGATAAGATATTTGAAATTCCAGCGATTCCTGTTTCATTATTTACAGGTCTTACAAGCCTTGGATATGTTTCAATATTGTCATTTTACAGATTATATGCAGTTGAAGTGGATTTGGTAAGTGCATTCTCACTATTCTTTATAATCTATTCAATTGTTCTTGTGGCTTCAAGGCCTATTGCAGGTAGAATTCAGGATAATTACGGAGATAGAATAGTCTGTTTCACAGGAATCATTGCACAAGCAATTGGGCTCTTTTTAATTGCTTGGATGCCTTCTGCAATAACCGTTTTCATTTGTGCAGTTTGTGCAGCCCTTGGTTTCGGTACACTGAATTCAGCTTGCACAGCTATTGTTACAAGGGACACTTCAGCAAATCGCGTCCTTATGCAATATCAACATTCTTTATTTTCTGTGATGGAACTATGGGATTCGGCCCTGCATTGCTAG
- a CDS encoding 50S ribosomal protein L37e encodes MKGTPSMGKKNKKTHIRCRRCGKNSYHVRKKVCASCGFGKSSKIRRYSWQNKKPTTRQRLV; translated from the coding sequence GTGAAAGGAACTCCATCAATGGGTAAAAAGAATAAAAAGACCCATATTAGATGTAGAAGATGTGGTAAAAACTCATACCACGTACGTAAGAAAGTTTGTGCTTCTTGTGGATTCGGTAAATCCAGTAAAATAAGAAGATACAGTTGGCAAAACAAAAAACCTACCACTCGTCAAAGATTAGTATAG
- the rnc gene encoding ribonuclease III: MKLLEKFDIVPNNEELYKVAFTHSSYSAKYNLDYDYERLEFLGDSVLNMLTSEFLQNMHPKFSEGKLTKLRANYVCQNALIVYSHENNLDKCIRLNLEDNALTDNEVISITADVFESFLGAIYLDQGIEKAKEFLEKTVFPYIEAKTVFFYDYKSTIKEYGDAKSVKVCYELLEEHGAPHDKTFVMRILIDGVDYGHGVGKSKKEAEQLAASEAIDKLHIGK; this comes from the coding sequence ATGAAATTATTGGAAAAGTTTGATATTGTACCAAATAACGAAGAGTTATATAAGGTTGCTTTTACTCATTCTTCATACAGCGCTAAATATAACTTGGATTATGATTATGAAAGATTAGAGTTTCTTGGGGATTCCGTTTTGAATATGCTTACTTCAGAATTCCTCCAGAATATGCATCCTAAGTTCAGTGAAGGAAAATTGACTAAACTTCGAGCAAATTATGTCTGTCAGAATGCTTTGATTGTATATTCCCATGAGAATAACTTGGATAAATGCATCCGGTTAAACTTGGAAGACAATGCACTTACTGATAATGAGGTAATCTCAATCACTGCAGATGTCTTTGAGTCTTTTTTAGGGGCGATTTATCTTGATCAAGGCATAGAGAAGGCTAAAGAGTTTCTCGAGAAAACAGTCTTTCCCTACATTGAAGCAAAAACAGTCTTTTTCTATGATTATAAGTCTACAATTAAGGAATATGGGGATGCTAAAAGCGTCAAGGTTTGCTATGAATTGCTAGAAGAGCATGGTGCCCCTCATGATAAGACCTTTGTAATGAGAATCTTGATTGATGGGGTCGATTATGGTCATGGTGTTGGAAAAAGCAAAAAAGAGGCAGAGCAATTGGCTGCTAGTGAAGCTATTGATAAGCTACACATTGGAAAATAA
- a CDS encoding sodium-dependent transporter yields MSEKLEWDSSLSFIFAMIGAAVGLGNIWRFSYVLYSNGGGSFFIPYFIAIAIMGIPFLILEYGVGFSFKESFSKILKDINERFEYIAWALVLFVFIVTIYYMVILSWDMVYLLSSFTFSWGTDTAAYFTSTVGGSSDLASAGFLLLPTTICVILMWIVLWYISHKDVDDGIGKVSKILIPALFIIMGIIVIYALTLPGQMIGVDALLRPRWSMLLDINIWLAAFAQIIFSLSMGQAIALTYASYLPKASKLTDNVLIVVASNSLFEIFTAFGVFSILGYMSLHSGMAMTKLVTEGTGLVFVVFPMIFNIMGPIGRVLAPALFLSILFAGITSALGFFEPMLSSTSAKFNLGRKRTAGILSIIGCAFSVLLTTGISSYLVGIIDSFVNEFGILLLIGVQCVIFAWFYKLDDLVPILNENGHLKVGKLWKFVIKYLLPIVLFAMWIYGMYALFMNAATFELIVDLIIMVSVLVSSIVLTRLSPREDES; encoded by the coding sequence ATGAGTGAAAAATTAGAGTGGGATAGTTCCCTATCATTTATATTTGCTATGATTGGAGCGGCTGTTGGTCTAGGAAACATTTGGAGATTCAGTTATGTATTGTATTCCAACGGTGGAGGATCATTCTTTATTCCTTATTTCATTGCTATAGCAATTATGGGAATCCCTTTTTTAATACTTGAATATGGTGTGGGATTCAGTTTTAAGGAATCCTTTTCGAAGATTTTAAAGGATATCAATGAGCGGTTTGAGTATATAGCTTGGGCGCTTGTTCTTTTTGTGTTTATAGTTACAATTTATTATATGGTTATTCTGAGTTGGGATATGGTATATCTTCTAAGCAGTTTCACATTCAGTTGGGGTACTGATACAGCTGCTTACTTCACATCCACTGTTGGTGGAAGCTCTGATTTGGCTAGTGCAGGATTCTTGCTTCTCCCTACAACCATTTGTGTAATCTTGATGTGGATCGTTTTATGGTACATTTCCCATAAGGATGTTGATGATGGTATCGGTAAGGTTTCAAAAATATTGATTCCAGCATTATTTATCATAATGGGAATCATTGTCATTTATGCATTGACATTGCCTGGACAAATGATAGGTGTAGATGCTCTCTTAAGGCCAAGATGGTCTATGCTTTTGGATATTAATATTTGGCTAGCGGCATTTGCTCAAATTATTTTCTCTTTAAGTATGGGTCAGGCAATCGCTTTGACATATGCGAGCTACTTGCCGAAGGCTTCCAAATTAACCGACAATGTGCTTATTGTAGTTGCTTCAAACTCATTGTTTGAAATATTCACTGCATTTGGTGTATTTTCAATTCTTGGTTACATGTCACTTCATTCTGGTATGGCAATGACCAAATTGGTTACTGAAGGTACTGGACTTGTATTCGTTGTTTTCCCAATGATCTTTAACATTATGGGTCCAATCGGTAGAGTTTTAGCACCAGCACTGTTCTTATCTATTTTATTTGCAGGAATAACTTCTGCATTAGGATTCTTTGAACCGATGTTATCTTCTACAAGTGCTAAGTTTAATTTAGGCAGAAAAAGAACTGCAGGTATCTTATCAATTATCGGATGTGCTTTTTCAGTTCTTTTGACTACTGGTATCAGCAGTTATTTGGTAGGAATCATTGATTCATTTGTAAATGAGTTCGGTATCTTATTATTGATTGGAGTCCAATGTGTAATCTTTGCTTGGTTCTATAAGCTTGATGATTTGGTTCCTATATTGAATGAGAATGGACACTTGAAAGTAGGCAAATTATGGAAATTCGTAATCAAGTACCTATTGCCAATTGTGCTCTTTGCAATGTGGATTTACGGTATGTATGCACTCTTTATGAATGCAGCAACATTCGAATTGATTGTTGATTTAATCATTATGGTGTCTGTTTTAGTATCCAGTATCGTTTTAACTAGATTAAGCCCAAGAGAAGATGAAAGCTAA
- a CDS encoding LSm family protein yields the protein MSGQQNVQRPLDALGKAVNSPVLIKLKGEREFRGILKSFDLHMNLVLNDAEELEKGEIMRRLGTVLIRGDNIVYISP from the coding sequence ATGAGCGGACAACAAAATGTTCAAAGACCACTTGACGCATTAGGAAAAGCAGTAAATTCTCCAGTTTTGATTAAACTCAAAGGAGAAAGAGAATTCAGAGGTATCTTAAAAAGTTTCGACTTACACATGAACTTAGTTCTTAATGATGCTGAAGAATTAGAAAAAGGAGAAATAATGAGAAGATTAGGTACTGTTCTCATTAGAGGAGACAATATTGTATACATTTCTCCATAG
- a CDS encoding RNA-binding protein — MVLKIKKRYFLKKKKVKAIKEELGDYGSFINNKDTLEMLEAEDYDFILVNGEPYIIMINGKPYPTLKAALNIELDSKVVVVDMGAVRFVTKGADVMSPGIVDADESIVEDDVVIIVEETHNKPLAMGIALISGPEMVENSEGKAIKSLHFVGDAIWNLEV; from the coding sequence CTGGTTTTGAAAATTAAAAAAAGATATTTCCTAAAGAAAAAGAAAGTTAAAGCCATTAAGGAAGAACTTGGAGATTACGGATCTTTCATCAACAATAAGGACACCCTTGAAATGTTGGAAGCAGAGGATTACGACTTCATTTTAGTTAATGGAGAGCCTTATATCATTATGATTAACGGCAAGCCATACCCTACACTTAAGGCTGCATTGAATATAGAATTGGACAGCAAGGTAGTTGTTGTGGATATGGGTGCAGTAAGGTTTGTAACCAAAGGTGCTGATGTAATGAGTCCTGGAATTGTTGATGCAGACGAATCCATTGTAGAGGATGATGTTGTAATTATCGTTGAAGAGACTCATAATAAGCCTTTAGCAATGGGAATCGCCTTGATTTCCGGTCCTGAAATGGTTGAGAATTCAGAAGGAAAGGCTATCAAGTCACTCCATTTTGTTGGAGATGCAATTTGGAACCTGGAAGTGTAA
- a CDS encoding MFS transporter, which translates to MGIVNRLGLEKSVILLAAVVSFVTAFLANISVALPLIARELSMSNIVQNWVATIFLLAIAALSIPLGKYTSKYGLKRSLFTGIIVTMIGVIISCFSFSSEMLLFSRVVQGIGTAFINVASMALIVSAVPPETRGQALGLNIAGVYIGLSSAPVIGGIVIYYLGWQSIFYCMLPFLIFSAILCYALEGEWTMYDGIIDKLGSIVYMIGILLFVYGFTVINTGLGKILLLVGLALLICFAYIELRVDNPVFEVRLFKNARFSSSNLASLISYLATFVITYIVTYHFQYIMGLDSQMSGLLLIVTPVMMAILAPISGRISDKIDPQKLAAIGMGFVTVAILILCFLNESTPLYVIIVAMFLQGIGYGMFSTPNTNAIMSSVPKEETGTASASLAAMRVIGQTLSIGLLTVIFAYIMGNVPIVPEYYPLLMESSRISCIISAILCVIAVCASLVGLRSYVEYET; encoded by the coding sequence GTGGGTATTGTAAATAGATTAGGTTTGGAAAAATCAGTTATACTGCTTGCTGCAGTCGTTTCATTTGTCACTGCTTTTCTAGCAAACATTTCAGTTGCCCTTCCGCTTATTGCACGTGAGCTTTCAATGAGCAATATAGTTCAAAATTGGGTGGCTACAATCTTTTTGCTTGCAATTGCTGCATTATCAATACCTTTAGGAAAATATACAAGCAAATATGGGCTTAAAAGATCTCTTTTTACAGGTATTATAGTCACTATGATTGGAGTGATCATTTCCTGCTTCTCCTTTTCAAGTGAAATGCTCTTATTTTCAAGGGTCGTTCAGGGAATAGGAACTGCATTCATCAATGTAGCTTCAATGGCACTAATCGTTTCTGCTGTACCTCCAGAAACCCGTGGACAGGCATTGGGATTGAATATTGCAGGAGTTTACATAGGATTATCTTCAGCTCCAGTTATAGGTGGAATAGTGATTTATTACCTTGGATGGCAAAGTATCTTCTATTGCATGCTTCCATTCCTCATATTTTCAGCTATTCTCTGTTATGCATTGGAAGGTGAATGGACAATGTATGATGGCATTATAGATAAGTTGGGATCAATTGTCTATATGATTGGAATCCTGCTATTTGTTTATGGATTCACTGTGATAAACACTGGCTTAGGTAAGATATTGTTGTTGGTTGGTTTGGCCTTGCTGATTTGCTTTGCGTATATTGAATTGAGGGTTGATAATCCTGTATTCGAAGTGAGATTGTTTAAGAATGCAAGGTTCTCCTCTTCAAATTTAGCATCCTTGATAAGTTATTTGGCAACTTTTGTAATCACATACATAGTAACCTATCATTTTCAATACATTATGGGCCTAGATTCACAAATGTCTGGCCTACTTCTAATAGTAACACCGGTTATGATGGCAATATTGGCACCGATATCAGGACGAATATCCGACAAGATAGATCCTCAAAAGCTTGCCGCTATTGGTATGGGATTTGTTACTGTAGCTATCTTGATTTTATGCTTCCTGAATGAGTCAACTCCATTGTATGTAATTATAGTTGCAATGTTCCTACAGGGAATCGGTTATGGAATGTTTTCAACTCCAAACACCAATGCGATTATGAGTTCTGTTCCAAAAGAAGAGACAGGTACTGCTTCTGCATCCCTTGCAGCTATGAGGGTTATAGGTCAAACATTAAGTATCGGTTTGCTTACAGTTATCTTTGCTTACATTATGGGAAATGTGCCTATTGTTCCGGAATATTATCCATTGCTTATGGAAAGTTCAAGGATTTCATGTATAATTTCAGCTATTTTATGTGTAATAGCAGTATGTGCCTCATTGGTTGGATTAAGATCTTATGTTGAGTATGAGACTTAA
- the metX gene encoding homoserine O-acetyltransferase MetX — MKQSTVGRVITKYFSIKDDLKLSSGKTLSNVELAYETYGELNSAKSNAILVCHALTGDAHAAGKYTGNKNEKPGWWEMVIGPGKALDTDKYFVICSNVLGGCKGSTGPASINPKTGKKYALDFPIITIEDMVHAQKKLIEHLGIDKLYAVIGGSMGGMQALQWAVSYPKMMKKASIIATTARSSPQQIAFNEVGRQSIILDNNWNRGNYYEQEYAPRSGLAVARMIGHITYLSDASMYQKFGRDLQDKTELSYDFTVDFEVESYLHHQGETFVRRFDANSYLYITKAVDYFDLAVEGNLAEGLKDVEAKIQVIAVDSDWLYPVDQSKDLLAALQTNDVDVIYNEVKSDYGHDAFLLENGQMNFLLSNFLSEHNVGDVMKTEVPTICIDSTVKAAAVIMFDNEITHLPVVNDDKTLAGIVTAWDLSKSIVEDCSELREVMTKDVRTCKSTDEIEDIARLMKKYNISCLPVVDGDDLKGLITTDRISHLISNY, encoded by the coding sequence ATGAAACAAAGTACTGTTGGTAGAGTTATAACAAAATACTTTTCTATTAAAGATGATTTGAAGTTAAGCTCTGGCAAGACCCTTAGCAATGTAGAACTTGCTTATGAAACTTATGGTGAATTGAATTCCGCCAAATCCAATGCTATTTTAGTATGCCACGCACTTACAGGAGATGCACATGCTGCAGGTAAGTACACTGGCAACAAGAATGAAAAACCAGGATGGTGGGAGATGGTTATCGGTCCTGGAAAGGCATTAGACACTGACAAATATTTTGTCATCTGTTCAAATGTATTGGGAGGATGTAAAGGTTCAACTGGTCCGGCATCAATCAATCCAAAAACTGGAAAGAAATATGCTCTTGATTTCCCAATAATCACCATTGAAGATATGGTTCATGCTCAGAAAAAGCTTATAGAACATTTAGGCATAGACAAGTTATATGCTGTTATTGGAGGTTCTATGGGTGGAATGCAGGCATTGCAATGGGCTGTTTCTTATCCTAAAATGATGAAAAAGGCAAGTATAATTGCTACAACTGCAAGGTCTTCCCCTCAGCAAATTGCTTTTAATGAGGTAGGCAGACAATCCATTATTCTAGACAATAACTGGAATAGGGGAAACTACTATGAACAGGAATATGCTCCAAGATCAGGTCTTGCAGTTGCTCGTATGATAGGACACATCACATATCTCTCTGATGCTTCAATGTATCAGAAGTTTGGTAGAGACTTGCAGGACAAGACAGAACTCAGTTATGACTTCACTGTTGACTTTGAGGTGGAAAGCTACTTGCACCACCAAGGTGAGACTTTTGTAAGGCGTTTTGACGCTAATTCCTATTTATACATTACAAAAGCAGTGGATTACTTCGATTTGGCAGTTGAAGGTAACTTGGCTGAAGGTTTAAAGGATGTTGAGGCAAAGATACAAGTCATCGCTGTAGATTCCGATTGGCTTTACCCAGTAGACCAATCCAAAGACCTATTGGCTGCACTCCAAACCAATGATGTTGATGTAATCTACAATGAAGTCAAGTCTGACTATGGTCACGATGCATTCCTTCTTGAAAACGGTCAAATGAACTTCCTTTTATCCAATTTCCTATCTGAACATAATGTAGGGGATGTTATGAAAACAGAAGTTCCTACAATTTGCATTGATTCAACCGTTAAGGCAGCTGCAGTTATCATGTTTGACAATGAGATCACTCATTTGCCTGTAGTAAATGATGATAAGACTTTAGCAGGAATCGTTACTGCATGGGACTTGTCCAAATCAATTGTTGAGGATTGCAGTGAATTGAGGGAAGTAATGACTAAAGATGTCAGAACCTGTAAATCAACTGATGAGATTGAGGATATCGCAAGATTGATGAAGAAATACAACATATCCTGCTTGCCTGTTGTTGATGGAGATGACTTAAAAGGACTCATTACAACTGATAGGATATCACATCTTATTTCAAATTACTAA